The Flavobacteriales bacterium genomic sequence ATTACTTCATTACTTTGATGGGTGGGCAAATGAAACATACTCCCATGGGGTTTGTGCATTTTGTAATGAATACCCCCAGCGTGCAATCGCCGGTGGTGAGCCTGAGCCTGATTATGAACCTGGCCCTCTTTTTCTTTTTTATCTGGAAAAAGATGGATCTGGCCGCCCGCGGCGTGCTGACGATGACCATGTTCGCATGGGCACCGTTGGTGGTGTATCTCAAGTTTCATTAAGCATATCATTCGGTGAAGTATTATATCATCGCAGGTGAGGCATCCGGTGATCTGCATGCGGCGAACCTGGTAAAGGCTATTCGAAGTATTGACCCGGACGCACAGTTGCGCGGCTGGGGTGGTGATCGGATGCAGGCGGCTGGTGTGGAGATTGTGAAACACTACCGCGAAACTGCTTTTATGGGTTTCTTTGAAGTGATCCGGCATCTGCCCCAGATCCTGCGCCTTATCCGTTTTTGTAAGAAAGACCTGGTAGGCTACGCTCCGGATAAAGTGATCCTGGTTGATTACCCCGGCTTTAACTTACGGATCGCAACGTTTGCAAAATCCCGCCAACTGCCCGTTTATTATTATATCTCACCACAGGTGTGGGCCTGGAAGGCTTCGCGTGTGAAGAAGATCAGGCGTGATGTGCGCAGGATGCTGGTGATCCTTCCTTTTGAACAGGAATTTTATTCGAAGTACAACTACCATGTGGATTTTGTCGGACATCCGCTACTTGATGCACTGGCCCATGAAAAATCCACGGAACCATCGGATGTATACCGCTCCCGGCTGAGTTTGGATGGGAGGCCCATTGTTGCATTGTTGCCCGGAAGCAGGAAACAGGAGGTGCAACGAATGTTGCCTGTTATGCTCGAGGCCGCCCGAAAAACCCCCGGTTACCAGTTTGTAATCGGTAAGGCTCCTTCTCTTGATGATGATTTCTACCAGCAGGTTTGCGGGGTGCATTCCCCCGTTCTGGCGCCTGATACCCATGAGCTTCTTCGCCATTCCGCGGCTGCCCTGGTGACTTCCGGAACGGCCACCCTGGAAACCGCCTTGCTGGGTATCCCTCAGGTGGTGTGCTACAAAGGCGCTACATTATCTTACCTGATTGCGAAACAACTTGTAAACATTTCCTATATTTCCCTCGTAAACCTTATTCTGGACCGCGAAGTTGTGAAGGAGCTGATTCAAAAGGATTGCAATCCGGATAAAGTGTTGAACGAACTTGCGCGCATCCTGCCGGGCGGCGATCAAAGGGAGCGCATCTTGAAAGATTATATGGAATTGGCCAAAACCCTTGGTGGTAAAGGAGCTTCAGGGCGGGCAGCTGAGTTCATCTGCAACGGTTGAGTTAAAAAAAATGAAACCCGCGCCGTAGAGTCCCGTAACAAAGCGTCCTGACAATAAAAAGGCTGGTTATGAAGCGATTGGGGGATTTCTATATTTGTAGCATGACGCGTAAGTCCGTATTCATCTTCCTGTGGATATGTTTGTGTACATCATGGATTCATGCTGAAACCATGAGCATTGGTGTTATGCGCAGCAAGGTCATCAAGTCGATTGTGGTGACACCCGATGAAGGTGGCTATTACCTCTTTGCCGACGGGCATAAGATACTGGATGTGGGTACTTCCAGCATGATCCAGCTGAGTCTTGACGATGGTCGCGTGCGTGTACGTAGCTTCGACCAGGACATGGGCAGTTATCACAAAATCATGTTTCTGTCGGAAAACGCAGACAACAGTTTAAGGTTGAAGCCGGTGTATCCGGATATGGCCATCAAGAAATACGATGATCACCTAGAAATCACTGCCAACAACAGCAGCTTGCTGTTAACCAATAAGGTTGCTTTGGAAGATTACGTGGCAGGGGTGGTAGAAGCAGAGGTAGGATACAAAGCCGCTCACGAGTTTTTGAAAGTGCAGGCGATCCTGGCACGCACATATGCGCTTTCCCATGCCTCCCGCCATGTCAATGACGGATACGATCTGTGTGATGATGTGCATTGCCAGGTATATGCACACAAAACCATTCATTATAACATCCTGGATGCTGTAAGGGAAACCAAGGGGATGGTGCTGATTGATAACAACCTGCACATGATCACGGCCGCATTTCACAGCAATTGTGGCGGACAAACAAGCAACTCGGAAGATGTGTGGTTGACGCAAAAGCCTTATCTCAGATCCGTTGTAGATACCTTTTGCACCAGCCAGCACAATGCACATTGGACCTTGGAGGTCAGCAAGAGCGACTGGAAACAATACCTGAAAACACATCAGGATAAATCCATCGATGATACTGCGCTGGACCGTGTCGCATGTTCTTTTCCACAAAACGAACGCCAGGTGTTTTATGCCAGTACCGATATTCCTTTGAAGAATATCAGGTCGGATTGGAACCTGAAGTCTACCTATTTCTCCGTGGTCGAAAAAGGTGAACACGTTATCCTGAACGGAAGAGGATATGGACACGGGGTTGGATTGTGCCAGGAAGGTGCCATGCGCATGGCGTTGCTAGGCAAGAACTACAAAGAAATTCTGGAATACTACTATGAGGGCGTTAATCTTGTCAGCATCGAAGCGCTGAAGTTCTTCCTCGAAGAGTAATGCCCCCCATCACCTCCGAACCGTTTTTCAAAATACTACTTCCATTCATCGCAGGGATCAGTCTTGCATTCCTGGTGAAAATACAGCACGAGGCCATACCGGTTCTCGTGCTTTTTTTTGCTGCACTCTTCGCCTGCCTTTCATTGATCAACCGGAGATCCCTGCGTTATGTCATGGCGCTATCCGCCGTTTGCCTGTGGTGCTTGATGGGGTACCAGTCGGTCCTTTCGCATTCCGATGCCTTTCGTTCAGATCGTATCCTTGTTCCTGATTCAGCGGTGGTGGTACACGGATGGGCGTACATATGTGAAAAGCCAGTGAAGAAAAAGTACTTCGTCAGCACCGTAGCCAGGGTATATCTACCTGCTTCGGGTGATGTTCCTGCCAGGAACGGGCTGTTGGAATTGCATTTTCCCAAAGACGGTGCTTGGGTGCAACCGGTCAAAGGGGATTGGCTGGATGTGGATGGTATGCTCCAACCTTTCTCCTCCGGTAGAAACTTTGATTATGCCGGCTATATGTGGAGAAAGAATGTGTTCGGGTATGTGAAAGTGCAAAGCCGAAAGACCAGGGTGCTGCATGGTGCCAATATGAATGATAAAGAAACATGGCCCGGGTTTCCCGACTTGCAAGGATTTGGTTTGTCTCCAACAACGGGCGGATTTTTAAAAGCGTTGCTGATAGGTGATCGGAGTGAATTGGATCCGTCGATCCGTCGTGCTTTTTCCGATGCGGGGGTGATTCATGTGTTGGCATTGTCGGGCCTGCATGTAGGCATCCTGTTTCTTTTGTTGAGCCGGGTGTTTTCGTGGCTGCCTGTTCGTTCGGGATGGTCATGGGCTTCCCTGGTTGTACAGGCTGTTTTGATGTGGCTCTACGCCTGGTACACCGGTTTTTCTCCTTCTGTTTGTCGGGCCACAACCATGATCACTTTATGGATGATCGGTAGCCGGTTGTCCAGAGGACGCCGTCCCATGAATGTGCTGTTGTCTTCGGCATTCCTGTTGCTTTTGGTGAACCCCATGTTTTTGTTTGAACCCGGTTTTCAACTGTCATACCTTGCTGTCGGTGGTATCCTGTGGTTACATGGTCCGCTTCAGCGCAGCATCCGTTTTCGATACGATTGGGCGAACAAATTATGGTCGCTTGCTGCATTGTCTCTTTCTGCTCAATTGGCGACGTTCCCATTGGTTGCGTATTACTTCAGTCAATTCCCGACATATTTTCTTTTGTCCAATTTGTGGGTGGTTCCCTTCGTGGCGGTGTGCGTGTATGCGGGTGTAGGGTTGTTGTTGATGGTGCATATACCGGTGGTTGGTGGGTTTCTGGGTGAGGTGCTTCATGGTATGTTGTACCTCTTGATCAGGGGCGTGGGGTGGATGGCGGACTGGCCCGGTGCTGTGATCAGGATCAGGTTTGACATGCTGGATGTGTGCCTCATGTATCTGGCGCTAGGACTGGTTTGCACATACCTTATGCATGGAGGTATACGCAAGCTTCAGGCAGGTTTGGGCACAATCCTGTTGCTGCTTTTATGTGATGTGGTTGGGAAGTATGCGGTTGTGGTCAACGGGTGAATTTGGCTTTGAATTCACGGATGTTGCCGCAATTGTCGCGCACGGCTAGTTCAAAGGTATGTTCGCCGCTTTCCAGGCTGTCTTCAAAGTAGTGCACCAACAGGCTCGTTTTCTTGTCGTACTCCATCAGCACCCATTTCCCGTCTATGGTGCCCCTATATGATGCGATGCCCGATGCGCCATCGGAGATTTGCATGCGGATCCATGGACTTCCCTTCAGGTTTTTGCCATTGTAGATGTTGATGGCGTTGATATAGGGTGCTGTCTCATCCACCATCACGGCGAAGTTGCCGAAGCTTCTCACCGATGCGGTTACCCATCCATCCTGGTAGGTTCCTCCCTGGTATGATTTGTAACCGCCGTCTTCCACGGCGGCGATGTATGCCTTCTGCTGGAGTGCTTCCGGCAGATCAGGGGCTTCAATGGAGAGGGTGTAAAAACCATGCACGGGAACATCTGATTGTTGCAATTCGTGGGTAACAGACCAGCTGCCCGGTTTGGGTGGTGCCTTGTGGTAGTTGAAATAGATGGTGTCGTAAAAGATGTTCGGGGGCATGTGCATCTTCAAACCTGCTGTGTCGAAGTCGTTCGACTGTTGGTAAGGGAAGATGGCCTGTGGTACCGCTTCCAGGGTGGCATTGGCAGGAGGAGGAGGCCCGGCCGTATTTCGCACCTTGAGGTCGATGTCGGAAGTGTTGCCATAGGCATCTTTCACAATTACGCTGATATGGTGGGTGCTGTCATCTTCCAGGGACATGATGCCCCGGTTGATTACGTTACGGAATGTGCTGAGTCGGTTGTTGGGGTCCAGGAAGCATTTCTGGTACACACGGCCGGTCCGCTTTTTCTCCCCGTAATCCACAAAACTGTTGATGTACCTGCTCTCGTGGAATCCGAATTTGTCCAGGTCGTGATAGAATACACGTTCACCGTCTTTCTGCACTTCAATAGAAAAAATGCCCTGGGTGTTGTCTGTTTTGTTGATCACATCCCGGGCTTCAATGGCAAGTGCAAAGGGGCCGCGAACAGTCACCGTGGATGCGGTATAGTGTCCGCGGTAGCCCATCAGGGTGATTTTTCGCGGGCCGGTCTGGGCGTTGACCGTGGAATTCTTTCCGATCGGGTACATCCTCAGTGCCGTAATCACCGGCCGGATGTTGTCTTCGATATCGAAACCGAACAACATCGGGTTGCAGGCGAATTCGGTTAATGTTTCACGAATCTCGAAGTGCAGGTGCGGCCCGCCGGATGCACCGGTGTTACCGGAATAAGCAACAACTTGTCCCTGGTGGAGTTTTAGCTGGCTCGAATCCACATTGATGTCGACTTCGAAAGACTCCCGTTCGTATTGTTGTTGTTTCAGGTAAGAAGCGATTGGTTCTTCAAAACGCTGTAAGTGGCCATACACCGAAGTAAATCCGTTTGGGTGTGTGATGTACAATGCTTTTCCGTACCCCGTTGAGGAAATGTTGATGCGCGATACATAGCCGTCTGCAATGGCCAGCACAGGTTGCCCTTCCTGACTCATTGTTTTGATGTCGAGTCCGGCATGAAAATGATTGTTGCGGATCTCGCCGAAATTACCGGCCAGAAGGATCGGTATCTTGAGCGGAGAAATGAAATAACCCTGAGGAAACTCGATCCGGTCACGTTCCTGGAAAACAAATCCGACCGAAAAGAACGTCAGTGTGGTTATCAGCAATATGCCTCGTATCTTCTTGCCCATCTTCAATTCTGGTGATAAATACCTCGGGTTGCACAAATGTAATCTTGTGAATACATTGTCGGACGCAAATTTTCACCAATGTTTCAACAACCAGATCTTGAAAGGGAGGGGTGATCAAATTCAAAATTTAATTTTAAATTTGACCTGTGGAAATACTCGTAAATTTCACACGTACGAAATGACTTTAATTGGAACGGCAGAGAGGGTTCAAGAAAAAGTAAACAGGTTGATTGCATTGCATGGCCGGTTGTTGCAGGAAAAAGAGGCGTTGGTGAACCAGGTGAATCACTTGGAAAAAGAGTTGGAGGAAATGCGAATCAAGGCAATGAGTGTTGATGTGCAAAGCAAGGTAAAAGATGAGATCAGCGGGTCTTCCGTGCAAATGGAAAAGGAAGAGATGGAAAAGAAGATCACGGAGCTGGTGCGGGAAGTAGATAAATGTATAGCGTTACTGGACAATTAACGGATCACCGATGTCTCAGGATACTCTTTCCATAAAGCTGACGATTGCCGGAAGAATTTACCCTCTTAGTATTCAGCACGGAGATGAGGACGGTATGCGGAAAGCCGCAGCCGATATTAACGAGCGGATCAAGGATTATGAAAGCAAATATGCACATCGCGATAAGCAGGACCTGCTGGCCATGTGTGCGCTTGAATTCGCTCATGATTGTCTGAGAACAAAGGATCAATGGAACAACGAGCGGCAGGAGGTTGAAAACAAACTGAATGAAACCGAATCCCTCGCAGATCGTTTTCTGGAAACCTGATACATAACGTTCTTTGTATAAGCGGCCACAGCCGCAACATATCCGCACCGCTTCATTTGAATGAGTATTTAAACTCAACACATTACTCATTGGAGACAAGCTTATAGGTGCCTAGGACAGGCCTCACCCGCTTGCGGGATCCCTCGGGACAGTGGAAGTTCGAAGCATCTGGCAGCTCCATATATGTCTATACGGGGTTTAAAACGCCTCGAATGAACGGTGCGGTTTTTTTTTACCCCACCACAAGTGATTTTTAACCAATTATTGAATTGTAGAAATGGAAATAGCAATTATTCCCGTGGCCGTTTCGGTCATCCTGGGGCTCGTGTTAGGTGGTGTGATCGCGTCCGTATTCCTGCGAAAGGCCATTGAAAAGAAAAGCGAGCAAGTCCTGAAAGATGCGGAAGCCGAAGGCGAGGTCATCAAAAAAGAGAAGATCCTGCAGGCAAAGGAAAAGTTCCTTCAGTTGAAATCAGAACATGAGAAGCTGATCAATGAACGCACCCGTAAAATGGAGGCTTCGGAGAACAAAGCCCGGCAGAACGAAAAACATCTGTCGCGCAAACAGGAAGACCTTCAAAGAAGTCAGAACGAACTGAAGGCGGTAAAGGACAACCTGTCTCATCAACTCGAAATTGTCAACAAGAAACAGGAAGAACTGGATAAAATGCACCGCCGTCAGGTGGAGCAACTTGAAGCCATTTCCAGTTTGTCTGTCGAGGATGCCAAGTCCCAGCTCGTGGAAGCCCTCAAGGCAGAGGCCAAAACCGAAGCCCTGGCCTATATCAAGGACATCGTGGATGAGGCCAAGCTGACTGCCAACAAGGAAGCCAAACGGATCGTGGTGCAAACCATCCAACGCGTGGCCACCGAGCAGGCAGTTGAGAATGCCGTTACCGTATTCAACATTGAAAGTGATGAGATCAAAGGCCGCATCATCGGCCGTGAAGGAAGGAACATCCGTGCCCTGGAAGCAGCCACCGGTGTGGAAATCATCGTTGATGATACGCCTGAAGCCATCCTGCTGTCATGCTTCGACCCCGTTCGCCGTGAGATCGCGCGCCTGTCTTTACACCAGCTGGTAACCGACGGCCGCATACACCCGGCCCGCATTGAGGAAGTTGTGGCCCGCACCCGCAAGAACCTGGAAGAAGAAATTGCCGAAACCGGAAAACGCACCACCATTGACCTGGGCATCCATGGTCTTCACCCTGAACTCATACGCATGGTGGGTAAAATGAAATATCGTTCTTCCTACGGACAGAACCTGTTACAACACTCCCGCGAAGTGGCGAACCTGTGCGCTGTGATGGCCTCTGAACTGGGCCTGAATGTGAAACAGGCCAAGCGTGCCGGACTGCTCCACGACATAGGAAAAGTTCCCGACGACGAACCGGAATTGCCGCATGCCGTACTGGGTATGAAGCTCGCAGAGAAATACAAGGAACATGCTGATGTATGTAATGCCATCGGTGCTCACCATGATGAAGTGGAAATGACCAGCATCATCTCACCCATCGTTCAGGTGTGTGATGCCATTTCCGGCGCCCGCCCCGGCGCCCGTCGTGAGGTGATGGAGTCGTACATCAAGCGATTGAAAGATCTCGAAGCGTTGGCACTGTCCTACAAGGGTGTTCAGAATACCTATGCCATCCAGGCCGGTCGTGAATTGCGTGTGATTGTGGATGCCGACAAGGTGGCCGATAAAGAAGCCGACACACTTTCGTTCGAAATCTCTCAGAAGATTCAAACGGAAATGACCTACCCGGGACAGGTGAAGGTAACCGTGATCCGCGAAAAGCGGTCGGTGAGCATTGCCAAGTAGTCAATTGCTCATTGTAGGTTTGGTTCCAGGGGTACGCTTGTTATCTTAGCCCTGATGGGAAATCGCAATCTGATAGGCTCCGGTCTTTTCAGGAATACGGCCGTGCTGTTTTCCGGTACGGCCATTGCACAGGTGATTCCGCTTCTGCTGTCCCCGGTGCTTACCCGCTTGTATTCGCCGGCCGACTTCGGTACGTACTACCTTTTCCTTAGCATGGTAGCTCCATTGGCTGTTGTGTATTCAGGAAGGTACGACATGGCCGTTATGTTGCCTTCTGAGAAGCGGGACGCCGCTCATGTTGCCGCTGTCGGGGTTGTGGTTGCCGGTTTGCTATCGCTGATCACTGCCATTCTCGTGTGGCCGTTGTCCCATTTCATCAGCCTGAAGTTTGAAAGCCCGGATGTGGAACCCTGGTTGATATGGGTGCCGGTTGCCGTATTCTTCATGGCATCTTACCGCTGCGTTTCCTTTTTGTTGATCAGGGATGAGAAGTACAAGCTTTCATCTGTAAATAAGGTGGTCCAGACATCTGCCACCGGTGCGTCTTCTGTTGGAATGGGCTGGCAAAATGCCAACCTCGGTGGATTGATCTGGTCTGATCTGATTGGCAAAGGATTGCTTTTCATTGCCGGGTTTGTTCAGGTGAAACGTATAGGTTATGCCATGCGCAACATCAACCTGAGTCATATGCGCGAGATGGCTCGCCGCTACGCCGAATATCCCAAATACAATGCTTTGCCTGCTTTGGCGGATAGCCTGAGCCTGAACATACCCGTGATGATGGTGTTTAATTTCTTCGGGCAGCAGGTTACGTCTTTCTTTAATTTTTCCCGACAGGTGATCGGGAGCCCGTTGCTGTTGGTGTCCGGTTCTTTGTCACAAGTGCTGTTCCAGCGCATCGCCAGAAAAAAAGAGGCGGGTGAGTCCATCCGGAAGATGCTCATGTCAACCCTGGGCGTACTTTCGCTGCTGGCACTTGTATACCTTGCAGTGATTGAACTCACAGCGGAAGACCTGTTTGCGTGGGCATTCGGCGAACCCTGGCGCATGGCCGGCTACCACGCACGTTTCCTGGCCATTTCATTTGCATTGAAGTTTGTTATTTCTCCCCTAAGCATTGTATTCCCGGCGTTGGGTGCCATCAAAACCGGAAGCATCTGGCAGGGTGTGTACTTCTTTGCAATCGCCGTTTTGTTCTTCGCTGGGGTCCTGAGCATCCGCCAGTTTTTGTGGTTGTATGTGGCCATTGAGTCGGTGATGTACCTGATTTACCTGTATCTTGCCCTGTTGGTTGTGAACCGTTATGAATCTTCCCTGACCAAATGACAAGTAACCTGCGATTAAAAGATTTTATCCTGCCGTTGCTCTATGGTGCGGTCATGTTTTGGATCCTGATCGGATTGGCCACTTTTTCCGGTTTCCGGCATTTCGAAAAGTGGAGCATTCATGTGCTTACCTTCGGATGTGTGGTGGTGCTGCTTCGCGATCGAAAAGGATTCGGAAACCCTTTCCGGGTGCGAATGCCCGACTGGGTCCGTGCCCGTTGGGTGGAATGGGGGCTCGTGTCCTTCGTTCTTCTGGCCACAACTGTACACCTGATCAAACTCCATGGATGGCCGCTGGTTGAAGCATGGTTCCAGGAAGACATTGTAGGAACCGCACTTGTGAGGCAGTCGATTATCGCGCGTTCAGGCGCCCTGATGAACTACTTGTCCAGTTTTGTGATCAAGGCCATCCTGCCTTTTTCCATTGTGTTTATGTATTTGCGAAAACGGAAGATGATGTTGGGGTTGGTGACGGCCATCGGAATGTTTTACGCCCTGATGCTGATGCAGAAAAGTTTCATGGTGACCATCTTCATGCCGTTGCTATGCATCCTGTTGCTTGAACGCAAGTGGTTGCGCCTGGCGGGAGTTGCATGCTTGTCGGTCTTGGGAATTGTGATTCTTTTGCTGGTGACAAATCCCCAGCTCCTTGGGAGAGGAAAGGCAAGGGATCTGCCCGTGATCGAGAACCCCTTCGGAACCGGTCTCAAAGGATTGGCGAAACGGGTGCTTTATGTGCCGGGTAAGGTTACGGGGGAGTGGTTCGACCTGGTTCCGGCGCACTATCCTTACCTGAACGGATGTGGTTATCGCTTCCTTCAACCCCTTACCGGTTGCGAATATGTGGATTACTCCCGGAAGCTGTACGATGAGCTTTTTCCCGAGTACAAAGCCCTTGGCCTTACCGGAACGGTGAATGTTGCCAGCTTTGTGAATGACTATGCCAACTTCGGCATGAGGGGTGTATTCCTGTCGGGTATTGTACTGGCTGTGCTGATTACCCTGTTGACGCGCTTATATCACAACCGCGAAGTGTACCTGATTCTTTTCAACTTATTTCCTGTGATCATGCTGAGTTCCTCAGCCGTTTCCACCTTGCTCTTTTCCGGAGGGTGGGTGGTGATCAACCTGCTCTTCATGGTCCTCAACCCTTACCTTCCTGTTCTCCGTTTCGATAACCGCAAACGCTTATGTGTGGGATAGCGGGTATTGTAAATTTTGATGGAAGCCAGCCCGCCAGGGAACAGGTGCAGGCCATGATGGATCTGATCGCGCACAGGGGCCCCGACGGAGAAGGAATGCTGGTGGAAGGGACCGTAGCGTTGGGGCATCGCCGCCTGGCCATCCTCGATCTTAGCGATGCCGGTGCACAACCGATGACATTCGGCGATCTATCCATCGTGCACAATGGCGAAATCTACAATTACCTTGAAATAAAAGAAGAACTCGGCAGGTACGGACACATCTTTCATACCCATACCGATACGGAAGTGATTTTGGCCGCATACGCACAGTGGGGCGACCGATGTGTGGATCACTTCAATGGCATGTGGGCTTTTGCTATCCTTGACAGGAACAAACACCGCCTGTTTTGCAGCAGGGACCGTTTCGGGATCAAGCCCTTTTATTACCTGCAAACACAGCAGCGGTTGTGCTTTGGTTCGGAGATACGGCAACTGCTTGCATGTTCGGAGTCACGAACCGTACACCCTTCAGTGTTGGCAGATTACCTGGTGCTCGGACTGGAAGAGCACACCGAAAACACCTTCTTTTCCGGTGTTTTGCGACTGATGCCGGGGCATAACATGTCAGTGGATCTGAGATCAGGCCGCGTGGAGGTGCATGCCTATTATCATATACGGGTGCTGTCTGATGTGGCTAAAATGAACGAAAGGGATGCCGTGCAATCCTACAAGGAGTTGCTGATGTCATCTATTCGTTTGCGCCTTCGGTCGGATGTGCCCGTGGGAACTTGTCTGAGTGGCGGACTCGATAGTTCGGTGGTTGCCACACTGGCAGCGGGTTTGCACAAGGAGAAATCCACGGAACCCTTCCGGGCAATCACCGCAAAATCCACAGAGAAAGCCAATGATGAAAGTGGCTACGCACAGATGGTGGCTCAGAAGAGCAACCTGGATTGGCGGGTGTGCGAGCCCGGACAAAACGATTTTGACGCCTTGCTGGATGAGGTGGTGAAACTCCAGGAAGAACCTTTCGGAAGCCCTTCCATCATCATGCAATATTTTGTGATGAAGGCGGCAAGGGAAGCCGGTCTGGTAGTGATGCTGGACGGACAGGGAGGCGATGAAACCCTTCTCGGATATGAACGCTATTACCCGGCGGCGGCTCGCACCCGCAATGCCATGGGAAGGGCATCTTTCATGATACAGGCAGCGCGCCATTCCCGGATCAGTTTGCCCAGCATGCTGGCTTATCAGGTGTATTTTTCCATGCCTGAAGTGAGATGGCGCAGACAAAGAACACGGTATTCATTCGTGAAGTCCGAATGGCTGGACCGGGCGGATGCCAATGTCTTAAGGGAGATCAGCGCATCGTATGCCAATGTGCAGTCGCTGCAGGTGCTTGAACTCTCAAAAACACAGCTTCCGCACCTGCTGCGCTATGAAGACCGTAACTCAATGCATTTTGCCATTGAAAGCAGGTTGCCTTACCTGGATTACCGCCTTGTGGAATTTGCCGTGTCACTGCCCCTTGAGCAGAAGATCAGAAAAGGGTGGACCAAATATGCCTTGCGGCAGGTGGCTGCTGAGATTCTTCCGAATGAAATTGCATGGAGAAAACATAAATTTGGGTTCGAGGCACCTGCATCCACATGGTTACAGGACAGGAAACAATTGGGCAAGTGGCTGGCGGCATCGGATCTGGTGCGACAGATCACGAATGATTTGCCGGTAGATCGTATGGACCTGAATCAATTGTGGCGACTGGTGAACCTCGCGAAATGGGAACGAGCATTTGATGTGAAACTTGGCTAAGATCTGTCATATCACCTCCGCACATCAGCCTGGAGACATTCGCATTTTTCATAAAGAATGCAGTACGCTGGCTGCTGCCGGCTTCGACGTTTTTCTTGTGGTGCCCTGGAAGATCAATGAGGTGAAAAACGGCGTAACCATCATAGGTGCCGGATTGCCCGATAACCTGTCTCGCAGGCAACGTTTGCTCGGATCGGCGGGTGCGGTATGGAGGAAGGCGCGTTCGCTGAATGCCGACATCTACCATTTTCACGACCCCGACCTGTTGCGCTATGCCGGGAAGATGACGAAGACAGGTGCCAAAGTCATATACGATTCCCACGAAGATCTGCCGCGACAGGTGAAAAGCAAGTACTACATCCCAGGCTGGATGCGTGACCCGCTTTCGCGTTACCTGGAACGGTACGAGAACAAGGTGGTTCGACGTATCTGGGGCGTTGTGGCTGCTACTCCGCTTATCCTGAAAAGATTTAAGCAAGTCAATCCCAACACCGTCACGGTTTGCAACTACCCTTTGCTGGTTGAATTCGACAAAGATGTTCCCTGGACATCCCGCCGCCGGCAGGTTGCGTATCTGGGTAGCATAACCCGGGTGAGGGGAATCGTTGAACTGGTGCAGGCCATGGAACACGTGGATGCGCAACTTGTATTGGCCGGATTGTTTTCACCGGCCTCCCTGAGAGATGAAGTGAAACAACTACCCGGTTGGAAGAAGGTGAAGGAACTCGGGTTTGTGGACCGGGGGGAAGTGGCCTCCATCCTGGCGGAGAGTAAAGTGGGCGTGGTAACCCTTTACCCGCAAGACAACTACCGGGAATCATTGCCGATCAAACTGTTTGAATACATGGCGGCAGGTGTGCCTGTTGTGGCTTCCGACTTTCCATTGTGGAAGGCCATTGTGGAAGGCAATCAATGTGG encodes the following:
- a CDS encoding ComEC/Rec2 family competence protein, giving the protein MPPITSEPFFKILLPFIAGISLAFLVKIQHEAIPVLVLFFAALFACLSLINRRSLRYVMALSAVCLWCLMGYQSVLSHSDAFRSDRILVPDSAVVVHGWAYICEKPVKKKYFVSTVARVYLPASGDVPARNGLLELHFPKDGAWVQPVKGDWLDVDGMLQPFSSGRNFDYAGYMWRKNVFGYVKVQSRKTRVLHGANMNDKETWPGFPDLQGFGLSPTTGGFLKALLIGDRSELDPSIRRAFSDAGVIHVLALSGLHVGILFLLLSRVFSWLPVRSGWSWASLVVQAVLMWLYAWYTGFSPSVCRATTMITLWMIGSRLSRGRRPMNVLLSSAFLLLLVNPMFLFEPGFQLSYLAVGGILWLHGPLQRSIRFRYDWANKLWSLAALSLSAQLATFPLVAYYFSQFPTYFLLSNLWVVPFVAVCVYAGVGLLLMVHIPVVGGFLGEVLHGMLYLLIRGVGWMADWPGAVIRIRFDMLDVCLMYLALGLVCTYLMHGGIRKLQAGLGTILLLLLCDVVGKYAVVVNG
- the lpxB gene encoding lipid-A-disaccharide synthase: MKYYIIAGEASGDLHAANLVKAIRSIDPDAQLRGWGGDRMQAAGVEIVKHYRETAFMGFFEVIRHLPQILRLIRFCKKDLVGYAPDKVILVDYPGFNLRIATFAKSRQLPVYYYISPQVWAWKASRVKKIRRDVRRMLVILPFEQEFYSKYNYHVDFVGHPLLDALAHEKSTEPSDVYRSRLSLDGRPIVALLPGSRKQEVQRMLPVMLEAARKTPGYQFVIGKAPSLDDDFYQQVCGVHSPVLAPDTHELLRHSAAALVTSGTATLETALLGIPQVVCYKGATLSYLIAKQLVNISYISLVNLILDREVVKELIQKDCNPDKVLNELARILPGGDQRERILKDYMELAKTLGGKGASGRAAEFICNG
- a CDS encoding cell division protein ZapA yields the protein MSQDTLSIKLTIAGRIYPLSIQHGDEDGMRKAAADINERIKDYESKYAHRDKQDLLAMCALEFAHDCLRTKDQWNNERQEVENKLNETESLADRFLET
- a CDS encoding SpoIID/LytB domain-containing protein — translated: MSIGVMRSKVIKSIVVTPDEGGYYLFADGHKILDVGTSSMIQLSLDDGRVRVRSFDQDMGSYHKIMFLSENADNSLRLKPVYPDMAIKKYDDHLEITANNSSLLLTNKVALEDYVAGVVEAEVGYKAAHEFLKVQAILARTYALSHASRHVNDGYDLCDDVHCQVYAHKTIHYNILDAVRETKGMVLIDNNLHMITAAFHSNCGGQTSNSEDVWLTQKPYLRSVVDTFCTSQHNAHWTLEVSKSDWKQYLKTHQDKSIDDTALDRVACSFPQNERQVFYASTDIPLKNIRSDWNLKSTYFSVVEKGEHVILNGRGYGHGVGLCQEGAMRMALLGKNYKEILEYYYEGVNLVSIEALKFFLEE
- a CDS encoding M23 family metallopeptidase; the protein is MGKKIRGILLITTLTFFSVGFVFQERDRIEFPQGYFISPLKIPILLAGNFGEIRNNHFHAGLDIKTMSQEGQPVLAIADGYVSRINISSTGYGKALYITHPNGFTSVYGHLQRFEEPIASYLKQQQYERESFEVDINVDSSQLKLHQGQVVAYSGNTGASGGPHLHFEIRETLTEFACNPMLFGFDIEDNIRPVITALRMYPIGKNSTVNAQTGPRKITLMGYRGHYTASTVTVRGPFALAIEARDVINKTDNTQGIFSIEVQKDGERVFYHDLDKFGFHESRYINSFVDYGEKKRTGRVYQKCFLDPNNRLSTFRNVINRGIMSLEDDSTHHISVIVKDAYGNTSDIDLKVRNTAGPPPPANATLEAVPQAIFPYQQSNDFDTAGLKMHMPPNIFYDTIYFNYHKAPPKPGSWSVTHELQQSDVPVHGFYTLSIEAPDLPEALQQKAYIAAVEDGGYKSYQGGTYQDGWVTASVRSFGNFAVMVDETAPYINAINIYNGKNLKGSPWIRMQISDGASGIASYRGTIDGKWVLMEYDKKTSLLVHYFEDSLESGEHTFELAVRDNCGNIREFKAKFTR